From the Cucurbita pepo subsp. pepo cultivar mu-cu-16 chromosome LG05, ASM280686v2, whole genome shotgun sequence genome, one window contains:
- the LOC111795580 gene encoding uncharacterized protein LOC111795580, with product MAFFTGGGRFRELLRKYGKVAIGVHFSVSSASITGLYVAIKNNVDVESLLDKLHMDGFSSKDTPQTSPSEITSSVDDGFVIEERPTSEIQSTVMEEPRKRNRTAELAASTGGALALAVLCNKALLPIRVPITIALTPPIARLLARRGIMRSG from the coding sequence ATGGCTTTCTTCACCGGTGGTGGCCGATTCCGCGAGCTTCTCAGGAAGTACGGGAAGGTCGCAATCGGAGTTCATTTCTCAGTGTCGTCGGCTTCGATCACTGGCCTCTATGTCGCCATCAAGAACAATGTTGATGTAGAATCGCTACTCGATAAGCTACACATGGACGGATTCTCTTCCAAAGATACGCCACAGACAAGTCCCTCCGAAATCACATCGTCCGTAGACGATGGATTTGTGATCGAAGAAAGACCTACATCAGAAATTCAATCAACCGTAATGGAAGAGCCGCGGAAAAGGAATCGTACAGCCGAGCTCGCAGCGTCGACTGGCGGCGCGTTGGCTTTGGCCGTGCTTTGCAACAAGGCATTGTTGCCGATTCGGGTTCCGATCACGATTGCGCTCACACCGCCGATCGCGAGGCTGCTGGCGAGGCGAGGAATTATGAGAAGTGGTTAA
- the LOC111794742 gene encoding pre-mRNA-splicing factor syf2-like produces MSDEGRVHPDCRNASNPYHECSEYCFEIIAEVKARNQQNEPVATSSEAVQAGRSSAPSNFAPPDEYEDLHDEKPEEEGHSDGDTDKLSGEENVEGDFTKLTGRKKKLFELRLKMNEARKANQTAIAAEKKKMEPPSESRGISKQKWLEERKKKIGKLLDANGLDMTKAYMLDTQEAAESKYKKWEKDPAPYGWDVFNQKTLYDAYKKRTKNVNVDLEEYNKMKESDPEFYREASSLQYGKAPKISEDKIDNMVKELKDREEKRKSFSRRRKFHEDKDIDSINDRNEHFNKKIERAFGRYTLEIKNNLERGTALPD; encoded by the exons ATGTCTGACGAAGGAAGAGTACACCCTGATTGTAGAAATGCTTCTAATCCTTATCATGAATGTAGCGAGTACTGCTTTGAAATAATAGCAGAAGTCAAAGCCCGGAATCAGCAAAATGAGCCAG TTGCCACTTCATCAGAAGCTGTTCAAGCTGGTCGAAGTAGTGCTCCTTCCAATTTTGCGCCTCCTGACGAGTATGAAGATCTTCATGATGAAAAGCCTGAAGAAGAAGGGCATAGTGATGGTGATACTGACAAATTGAGTGGTGAGGAGAATGTGGAAGGAGACTTCACAAAACTTACagggaggaaaaagaaattgtttgaACTCAGGCTTAAGATG AATGAGGCACGAAAAGCTAATCAGACAGCAATAGCTgctgaaaaaaagaaaatggaaccTCCATCGGAATCAAGAGGCATTTCTAAACAAAAGTGGCTTGAGGAACGGAAGAAGAAAATCGGGAAGCTTTTGGATGCGAATGGCTTGGATATGACAAAAGCATACATGTTAGATACACAAGAGGCAGCAGAGTCCAAATATAAGAAATGGGAGAAGGATCCAGCTCCCTATGGATGGGATG TTTTTAACCAGAAAACGTTGTACGATGCATACAAAAAGCGGACGAAGAATGTAAATGTTGACCTTGaggaatataataaaatgaaagaatctGATCCTGAGTTCTACCGTGAGGCTTCAAGTCTTCAATATGGGAAG GCACCTAAGATTTCAGAGGATAAGATTGACAATATGGTGAAAGAACTCAAGGACCGGGAGGAGAAGCGAAAGTCGTTTAGCCGTAGGAGGAAGTTCCACGAAGACAAGGATATCGATTCTATCAATGATCGTAATGAACATTTCAACAAAAAGATTGAGCGGGCCTTTGGTAGATATACTCTGGAGATCAAAAACAATCTTGAGCGAGGAACTGCATTGCCTGATTAA